CCAATAATCTCCAAAAACCTAACCCCCCTGCCCCCCTTCCCTTGTAGGGAAGGGGGGTTTCAAAGCCTCTCTCCGCTTCGGGGAGAGGTTTACAAGAGGGGTTAATTTATACCTTGAAAACTTTTAAAACATCCTCTTATATATGGGCGCACTATTTTCCACCCATAACATATAGGATAAAACAATTTTCACGTCTTGTCAAGTCTTAACGATAAAATTCTGCAAAAATCCTTTTCTGTTTCTTTGCGCCTTTACGTGAGAAAAAGAATTTAATTTCCCACAGAGACGCAAAAACACAATCAAATAAACTTATCCGGCGTAATTGGTAAATCACGGATGCGTTTACCTGTAGCATGATAAACAGCATTAGCAATAGCAGCGGAAACACCTGTAATCCCAATTTCACCGACACCACGAACCCCAGCCCGGTTAAAATTCAAATCAGGTTCACCCACAAAACTCACATCAATGCGGGGAATATCTGCATGAGTTGGGTAATGGTAAGTACCCAGATCATAAACCACCGGATAACCGATATGAGGATCAAAGCGGCAATCTTCCATCAAAGCTTGACCGATACCCATAATTACAGCCCCTCGGACTTGAGAAGCTGCGGTTTTAGCATTCATCACCTTGCCAATATTCATCACAGACACCCACCGCGTCACCTGTAAGCGGCTGATTTCTTCATCAAGGCTGATTTCGCAAAAATGTGCGCCCCAGGACTGGAAAGCCCATTTTTTGCCCTCTGAGCCGGGAGCAGAAGCGCCTGTAGCTTCAAAAGCAGCCCGTTGGGACTGACGCAAAGTTGCAAAGGCTTCTGGGGCGGTTTTAGCTTGGGCAGTTTTCAAAACTTCCTCACAGGCTACCATTACTGCTGGAATCAGGGTGGCTGTCATTTGCGAACCACCAGCGATACTACCGTTAGGGAATAAAGAATCACCCAGTTCCACTTGCACCTTTTCCACAGGTAGTCCTAATCCTGCGGCTGCTGTACTGGCAATAATGGTATATGCACCTGTACCCATGTCATTACCGCTGGTGAGAATATGAGCTGTACCATCTGCTAATAGCCTGATTTTAACTGAGGCTGCACCCCGTAAACCGGGAAAAGTGGAAGCAGCCATACCCCAACCAATGAGTTTACCATCGCGGGATAGAGAACGGGGTTTTTTAGTTCTATTTTCCCAACCAAATTGTTTTGCACCCACCCGCAAACATTCCCCAAAATGTTTAGCAGAGAAAGGTAAACCTTGGCTTTGATGTTCTTTCGTTTCGTTCTTTAGCCGTAATTCTACTGGGTCTATTCCCAAATCCCAAGCCAGTTCATCCATTGCTGACTCTAAAGCATACAAACCGGGATTTTCTCCAGGCGCTCGCATAAAGGTAGGTGTACCAATATTCATGACTCCTAATTCTTGCAGAGTTCGCAAATTTGGAGCAGCATACATTACCGGGGTAATCCCTGTACATGGTTCAGTAAAAACATCCACAGGAGAAGTATAAGATTTTGCTGTATGTTCAATTCCCCGCAAACTACCATCAGCATTTGCCGCTAAACTAATGGTTTGCTCAGTTGCGGAACGGTGTCCAGCATTTGCCGTCATTTGTCTGCGGCTGAGAACCACTTTCAATGGCCGCTGAAGTTTACGAGCTGCTGCTGCACAGAGAATAGCGTGTGGCCAGGGAAAGGCTTTAGAACCAAATCCCCCGCCTAAAAATGGTGTAATAATTCTTACTTGTTCTGGGGCAAGTCCAAATAATTCTGAATATGTATTTTGGCTACCTTTTACCCACTGAGTCGGTTCATAGATGGTGAGAGAGTGGGAATTTTGCCACTGGGCAATAATGGCATGAGGTTCCATTGGTGCGTGTAGTTCCGTAGCTGTTTTGTAGGTGGCGGTAATTTTCGCTGCTGCACCTGCCATTATATCGGTCGAATTACCCGTGGCAAAACTACCTTTGGCAAATTTCATGTCTTCTCCAAACATGGATGGAGCATTTTTTAAGGTGACTTGTTGGGGATCTAAAATTGGCTTTTGGCTGGTATATTCAACTTTGACTAAATGGGCTGCTTCTTTTGCTTGTTCAAAGGTATCTGCTACTACTAAACCAATAATTTGCCCTGCGTAGTGAATTTGGTCATCTGCTAATGGTAGTCGCGCTTCGTAAATTTTAGAATTGACAAAGTTGTTACTAGGCTTAAAAATCTGAGGGGCATTTTTATGAGTGAAAACCGCAATTACCCCCGGTACTGTTTCTGCTGCTTGGGTGTTGATACTTTGAATATTCCCATTGGCAATACTAGCAGTGACGAGATAACCATGAACTAAATTCGGTATTTGGTGTTCAGCGGCATAGGTGGCTGTACCTGTTACTTTTGCCTGTCCATCTTTACGGTTAATGCCAGTCCCAATTACTTGATTCATGCTATCCCTCCTCCTTGAGCAGAAACCGTGAGAGCGCGACGAATTGCCCGTTTTGTCAGTTCAACTTTATAACCATTGTCAGCTAGGGGTTGCGCTGCTTCTAAGGCGATATTTGCAGCTTGGGTAAATGTGGAAATATCGGCAGATTTACCAATTAAAAACTTTTCGGCTGCTGTGGCTCGCCAAGGCTTATGTGCAACTCCGCCCATGGCTAAACGGACATCTTTAATTTTATCATCAACAATTTCCACAGCAGCAGCTACAGATATTAAAGCAAAAGAATAGGAAGTGCGATCGCGCAGTTTTAAATAAACTCCTGACTTGGCAAAAGCTAGAGGAGGTAAAATCACAGAAGTAATTAATTCTCCTGGTGCTAAATTACTATCTTTTTGTGGTGTATTTTCTGGTAAACGGTGGAAATCTACAAAGGGAATTTGCCTTTTATCTTGTGGTCCTGCTACTTCTACCACCGCATCTAAAGCCGTCAGAGCCACACACATATCAGAAGGATGAACTGCCACACATTGATCACTAGCACCGAGAATAGCGTGCATTCTGTTAATTCCCGTAGCTGCCGGACAACCAGTTCCCGGCTGGCGTTTGTTGCAAGGGAAAGCAGGATCGTAGTAATAGGGACAACGAGTTTTTTGTAAGAGATTACCGCCAACTGTGGCTATGTTGCGAATTTGTTGAGATGCACCAGAGAGAATCGCCCTGGTTAACATGGGGTAATTACGGCGAATATCAGTATTATCAGCTACAGCCGTATTTGTCACCAAAGCTCCCAACCGCAGACTACCATTAGCCATTTTTTCGATCTTCTGCATCTGTAAGCGGGAGATATCAATCAGTTGTGATGGCTCTTTGACGAAGGCTTTAAGAAGATCAACTAAATTTGTCCCCCCACCAATAAACATAGCATTTTGATCAGCAACGGCTCGGTTGACGGCATCTTTTACCGTGGTAGCCCGAACATAAGTAAAGTTATTCATGATCCTTGTATTCCCTGGGATTCACTGACCATTACATTTGCCATAGGAGAGGGGGGTTTTTGGCCAATTGCTTGCTGGACTGCGGCAACAATGCCGTTGTAAGCACTACACCGACAGAGATTCCCACTCAATCGCTCCTTGATTTCTGCGTCTGAAAGTTCAACTAATTGGGGAGGAGTATTCAAATCTGAAGTTACAGCACTGGCACAACCGCGTTTAACTTCCTCTAGTAGTGCCACAGAGGCGCAAATTTGCCCTGGTGTGCAGTAACCACATTGAAAGCCATCATTTTCAATAAAGGCTGTCTGCATGGGATGGAGAGTATCCCCTGTTGCCAGTCCTTCAATGGTGACAATTTTTTTATCTTCCTGCATGACCGCCAAAGAAAGACAAGAATATACTCGTTGTCCATCAATCAGCACTGTACAAGCTCCACACTGACCATGATCACATCCTTTTTTGCTGCCTACTAATCCCAAACGTTCCCGTAGGGCATCGAGGAGAGTCACACGCGGCTCAATACTTAGGGGGCGTTGTTCACCATTAACATTGAGTATTATATTCATTTCACCATTGCCTTACGTCCTAATCCCAGAATAATGTAGTGTTTCGTAGTCAAAAGTAGGAATAAGCATCTTTGCTGTGGAGTTTTTTGAAATCAGTAAGTTTACCGCCAATTCTTTTCCCGTCTACCCTTATCTCTAGCCTAGTCGCAGATTGCACTACAACTCGACCTGAGACACCTTGACAACAGGCTCCTAGAGTAGTTTCTTTGGCTACACTTTCTTGATTCAGCAATGCAGGAACATTTTTTGGTTAGCTTATTGAGAATAGGACTTACCCATTGACAAAAAATATCAAATATGTATTGCTGTGAAAATCAACGGATAAGTAGGGGCGTATTGCAATACGCCCCTACCCCACCTTAACTAATTCTCAAGTTACGGTATTGATGACACCTTCACTTTCATTCCCTAATCTATCCACAGCGCATACTGCATAAGTTCCGGGGGTGACTGTAGCAAAGGTAGTTCCAGCAGATAAAATTCGGTGAATTATCCAATTATTACTATTTTGCACATACAGTGTCCAAGAACGCACGGGTTGATCATTTCCCGGTTCCCAGTTTAATTTACCATCAATAAACTTGAGGTTTTGGGGAGGTGGTGGCGTTGTCGGATTTTGCCATAACAGACTAGGAACTAAAGCAGGTTTGGAATAATCGCTTTTGAATTGGTCAGCTATGCTTTGGCGATTTTCTTGAATACTACTCATACTAAAAAAGATATTACCCAAGGAAAGATTACCCGCTAAATTTCGAGAAATCTGTATTTGCTTGGCAATTTCGCTATTTTTCCAGTCTTTACCATCTAGTTGTCCCAGATTGTTGCCTGCATAAACGTGACGCTGCTTAATGTTAATTTCAGTCCACCACTTTAGCAATACTTCGTAGCTTTGTTTGGTTTGGTCGGTACGCCAGTAGAGTTGAGGAGCAATATAATCTATCCAGCCTTGTTGTAACCATTTTTTAGAATCTGCATAAAGGACATTATAGGCATCTAAACCGACAATTCCCGCAGGTTCTCCTGAACGATAAATCCCAAAGGGACTAATTCCAAATTTAACATGAGACTTGGTGGCTTTAATTCCTTGAGCAAGTCGCATTACCATTTGATTGACGTTTTCCCGTCTCCAATTTTCTAAACTCAGTTTACCTCCACTAGCTTGATAAGCTGCGTAAGTTTTATGGTCAGGGAAAGATTGACCAGATATGGGATAGGGATAAAAATAATCATCTAGATGAATGGCATCTAAATCATAACGCCGGACAACATCAATAATGACATCATAAGCTCTGTCTTGAACGATTTTTGCACCGGGGTCCATCCATTGTTGAGTACCCCATTGATAAACTAGTTCTGGGTTGGTAACTGCGATGTGGGGATAAACAGGGGAAATTTTACTGTTGGCTCTAGCGCGGTAGGGATTGAACCAAGCGT
The window above is part of the Dolichospermum sp. DET69 genome. Proteins encoded here:
- a CDS encoding family 10 glycosylhydrolase, translating into MVSTPITFSDIQSHWSKPFIEALAARRILSGYPDGTCRPNSPVTRAEFAAIIASVFSQPVKREYVPFVDVPQTHWAINAIKKVYETGFLTGYPNRRFGLDDSIARGDALVAMVNGLEIAGKVDLDLVNQLAEIYQDGSLIPYYGINQIALATRAGWVVSYPNRKILNYKTAATRADVAVMVYQVLVYLGKAAKIPSDYIVIPPSKTSETVKVSHRREFRGAWVASVWNSDWPSKSGLSVEQQKAELLEIIKQLQALNFNALVLQVRPEGDALYASELEPWSAWLTGTQGKAPIPFYDPLEFAIAECHKRNIELHAWFNPYRARANSKISPVYPHIAVTNPELVYQWGTQQWMDPGAKIVQDRAYDVIIDVVRRYDLDAIHLDDYFYPYPISGQSFPDHKTYAAYQASGGKLSLENWRRENVNQMVMRLAQGIKATKSHVKFGISPFGIYRSGEPAGIVGLDAYNVLYADSKKWLQQGWIDYIAPQLYWRTDQTKQSYEVLLKWWTEINIKQRHVYAGNNLGQLDGKDWKNSEIAKQIQISRNLAGNLSLGNIFFSMSSIQENRQSIADQFKSDYSKPALVPSLLWQNPTTPPPPQNLKFIDGKLNWEPGNDQPVRSWTLYVQNSNNWIIHRILSAGTTFATVTPGTYAVCAVDRLGNESEGVINTVT
- a CDS encoding xanthine dehydrogenase family protein subunit M yields the protein MNNFTYVRATTVKDAVNRAVADQNAMFIGGGTNLVDLLKAFVKEPSQLIDISRLQMQKIEKMANGSLRLGALVTNTAVADNTDIRRNYPMLTRAILSGASQQIRNIATVGGNLLQKTRCPYYYDPAFPCNKRQPGTGCPAATGINRMHAILGASDQCVAVHPSDMCVALTALDAVVEVAGPQDKRQIPFVDFHRLPENTPQKDSNLAPGELITSVILPPLAFAKSGVYLKLRDRTSYSFALISVAAAVEIVDDKIKDVRLAMGGVAHKPWRATAAEKFLIGKSADISTFTQAANIALEAAQPLADNGYKVELTKRAIRRALTVSAQGGGIA
- a CDS encoding 2Fe-2S iron-sulfur cluster binding domain-containing protein; the protein is MNIILNVNGEQRPLSIEPRVTLLDALRERLGLVGSKKGCDHGQCGACTVLIDGQRVYSCLSLAVMQEDKKIVTIEGLATGDTLHPMQTAFIENDGFQCGYCTPGQICASVALLEEVKRGCASAVTSDLNTPPQLVELSDAEIKERLSGNLCRCSAYNGIVAAVQQAIGQKPPSPMANVMVSESQGIQGS
- a CDS encoding xanthine dehydrogenase family protein molybdopterin-binding subunit, yielding MNQVIGTGINRKDGQAKVTGTATYAAEHQIPNLVHGYLVTASIANGNIQSINTQAAETVPGVIAVFTHKNAPQIFKPSNNFVNSKIYEARLPLADDQIHYAGQIIGLVVADTFEQAKEAAHLVKVEYTSQKPILDPQQVTLKNAPSMFGEDMKFAKGSFATGNSTDIMAGAAAKITATYKTATELHAPMEPHAIIAQWQNSHSLTIYEPTQWVKGSQNTYSELFGLAPEQVRIITPFLGGGFGSKAFPWPHAILCAAAARKLQRPLKVVLSRRQMTANAGHRSATEQTISLAANADGSLRGIEHTAKSYTSPVDVFTEPCTGITPVMYAAPNLRTLQELGVMNIGTPTFMRAPGENPGLYALESAMDELAWDLGIDPVELRLKNETKEHQSQGLPFSAKHFGECLRVGAKQFGWENRTKKPRSLSRDGKLIGWGMAASTFPGLRGAASVKIRLLADGTAHILTSGNDMGTGAYTIIASTAAAGLGLPVEKVQVELGDSLFPNGSIAGGSQMTATLIPAVMVACEEVLKTAQAKTAPEAFATLRQSQRAAFEATGASAPGSEGKKWAFQSWGAHFCEISLDEEISRLQVTRWVSVMNIGKVMNAKTAASQVRGAVIMGIGQALMEDCRFDPHIGYPVVYDLGTYHYPTHADIPRIDVSFVGEPDLNFNRAGVRGVGEIGITGVSAAIANAVYHATGKRIRDLPITPDKFI